Proteins from a single region of Artemia franciscana chromosome 2, ASM3288406v1, whole genome shotgun sequence:
- the LOC136040905 gene encoding SH3 domain-binding glutamic acid-rich protein homolog encodes MTIKLYISSTCGNKEMKKHQMKAQLIMESKGIDYVIVDIADPVEDDDKKFMQENAKPRTGKYPLPPQFFNDSEWCGDYESFDEANETDGLEKFFKLPVGSSNQNILKQNGNNTTPKEASPVPACTNGESRLSEERQTSEECEEDKSAPPMESKEVSRNSEEPNDKEKSMEGGTSDNSAEVSEEEEDDADE; translated from the exons atgaaaaaacatcaaatgaaAGCCCAGTTAATCATGGAGAGTAAAGGGATTGACTATGTTATAGTTGATATTGCTGATCCAGTTGAAGATGATGACAAAAAGTTTATGCAAGAAAACGCCAAGCCACGAACAGGAAAATATCCTCTGCCACCACAATTTTTCAATGATAGTGAATGGTGTGgg GATTATGAATCGTTCGATGAAGCAAATGAGACGGATGGCctagaaaaattttttaagttgccTGTTGGTTCgtcaaatcaaaatatattgaagcaAAATGGAAATAATACTACACCCAAAGAGGCATCTCCTGTTCCTGCTTGCACTAATGGGGAGTCAAGGCTTAGTGAGGAACGTCAAACATCAGAAGAGTGTGAAGAA GATAAATCGGCACCTCCAATGGAATCCAAAGAAGTGTCTAGAAATTCCGAAGAACCCAATGATAAGGAGAAATCAATGGAAGGTGGAACTAGTGATAATTCTGCAGAAGTCtccgaagaagaagaagatg aTGCCGATGAATGA